A section of the Papio anubis isolate 15944 chromosome 2, Panubis1.0, whole genome shotgun sequence genome encodes:
- the GP5 gene encoding platelet glycoprotein V has translation MLRRTLLCAVLGLLRAQPFPCPPACKCVFRDAAQCSGGDVARIAALGLPTNLTHILLFGMGRGVLQNHSFSGMTVLQRLMLSDSHISAVAPGAFNDLVKLKTLRLSRNRITHLPGALLDKTGLLEQLFLDHNALRGIDQNMFQKLVNLQELALNQNQLDFLPAGLFTNLGNLKLLDLSGNNLTHLPKGLLGAQAKLQRLLLHSNRLVSLDSGLLNSLGALTELQLHRNHIRSITPGAFDRLPNLSSLTLSRNHLAFLPSALFLHSHSLTLLTLFENPLAELPGVLFGEMGGLQELWLNRTQLRTLPAAAFRNLSRLRSLGVTLSPRLSALPQGAFQGLGELRVLSLHSNGLTALPDGLLRGLGRLRQVSLRRNRLRALPRALFRNLSSLESVQLDHNQLETLPGDAFGALPRLKEVLLGHNPWRCDCGLGPFLGWLRQHPGLAGLEEPPRCAGPEKLAGLPLWALPGGDAECPGPRGPPPHPAADSSSEAPVHPALAPNSSEPWVWAQPVATGEYQDHGPFWGFYFLLLAVQALITVIIVFAMIKIGQLFRKLIRERALG, from the coding sequence ATGCTGAGGAGGACTCTGCTGTGCGCGGTGCTCGGGCTTCTGCGCGCCCAGCCCTTCCCCTGTCCGCCGGCCTGCAAGTGTGTCTTCCGGGACGCCGCGCAGTGCTCGGGGGGCGACGTGGCGCGCATCGCCGCGCTGGGTCTGCCCACCAACCTCACGCACATCCTGCTCTTCGGAATGGGCCGCGGCGTCTTGCAGAACCACAGCTTCAGTGGCATGACCGTCCTGCAGCGCCTCATGCTCTCCGACAGCCACATTTCCGCCGTTGCCCCCGGCGCCTTCAATGACCTGGTAAAACTGAAAACCCTCAGGCTGTCGCGCAACAGAATCACTCATCTTCCAGGTGCGCTGCTGGATAAGACGGGGCTCCTGGAGCAGCTGTTTTTGGACCACAATGCGCTGAGGGGCATTGACCAAAACATGTTTCAGAAACTGGTTAACCTGCAGGAGCTCGCTCTGAACCAGAATCAGCTCGATTTCCTTCCTGCCGGTCTCTTCACGAATCTGGGGAACCTGAAGTTGTTGGATTTATCGGGAAACAACCTGACCCACCTGCCCAAGGGATTGCTTGGAGCACAGGCTAAGCTCCAGAGGCTTCTGCTCCACTCGAACCGGCTTGTGTCTCTGGATTCGGGGCTGTTGAACAGCCTGGGCGCCCTGACGGAACTGCAGCTCCACCGCAATCACATCCGTTCCATCACACCCGGGGCCTTCGACCGGCTCCCAAACCTGAGTTCTTTGACTCTTTCGAGAAACCACCTCGCGTTTCTCCCCTCTGCGCTCTTTCTTCATTCGCACAGTTTGACTCTGTTGACTCTGTTCGAGAACCCGCTGGCAGAGCTCCCGGGGGTGCTCTTCGGGGAGATGGGGGGCCTGCAGGAGCTGTGGCTGAACCGCACCCAGCTGCGCACCCTGCCCGCTGCCGCCTTCCGAAACCTGAGCCGCCTGCGGTCCTTAGGGGTGACTCTGAGCCCGCGGCTGAGCGCGCTCCCGCAGGGCGCCTTCCAGGGCCTGGGCGAGCTCCGAGTGCTCTCCCTGCACTCCAACGGCCTGACCGCCCTCCCCGACGGCTTGCTGCGGGGCCTCGGCAGGCTGCGCCAGGTGTCCCTGCGCCGCAACAGGCTGCGCGCCCTGCCCCGCGCGCTCTTCCGCAATCTCAGCAGCCTGGAGAGCGTCCAGCTCGACCACAACCAGCTGGAGACCCTGCCTGGCGACGCGTTTGGGGCTCTGCCCCGGCTGAAGGAGGTCCTGTTGGGGCACAACCCCTGGCGCTGCGACTGTGGCCTGGGGCCCTTCCTGGGGTGGCTGCGGCAGCACCCGGGCCTCGCGGGCCTGGAAGAGCCCCCGCGGTGCGCAGGCCCTGAGAAGCTCGCCGGCCTGCCGCTCTGGGCCCTGCCGGGGGGTGACGCGGAGTGCCCGGGCCCCCGGGGCCCGCCTCCCCACCCCGCTGCGGACAGCTCCTCGGAAGCCCCGGTCCATCCAGCCTTGGCTCCCAACAGCTCAGAACCCTGGGTGTGGGCCCAGCCCGTGGCCACGGGCGAATATCAAGATCATGGCCCGTTCTGGgggttttattttctgcttttagcTGTTCAGGCCTTGATCACCGTGATCATCGTGTTTGCTATGATTAAAATTGGCCAGCTCTTTCGAAAATTAATCAGAGAGAGAGCTCTTGGTTAA